Proteins found in one Vallitalea guaymasensis genomic segment:
- a CDS encoding glycine-rich protein, translating to MKHKILTFFIILTLVTTVIPSRVYATHNGGTIGDNGSIPAGGSPGKGGGICGTPCFRIGIISEELRKPLNYDDNYPTPINEQIEHHYINHFPRMSNSIVFCPSNVYKDKNNALLKWYNSSTGALDPVDSKLIEYKLRKIDKNYIIEGDIFYNQLKTIVIDNKIESLVGGKWLDVLDETSELNCIKIWNYLLKDWNVEDDSPLSIDNKLNTFIHFQEGALDNNNKLKNELGYLQLLMSIYVLSPPDRKRILYDEIERYIRKDDVLSNPPLVAIDTVVRVSVPAYSSKYVFVPSVDYMMYVSGVTATNHLTSPTAPAFDTPESEWEYGSDHTRTIIKNLVNKSIINAPNWKRITNIHGTAFEKNGFAWGQAGVIGKSSRIYTGSGSAKWKTTQDEITGIMEALKFKDSHYGFVLVSAYQTFAPDENPTGGYSITTDTPSPEIIEEENATVIGDVIKITLKGNLNNLEQVAWSKQLSYDKFEAGYPKIKLGLEVMHPSDSSYSDILNSKYPLTTTSNCSYSNNWQYIDKDVLMDFITGKVPLEYIHEVMDFPVQPFSLYPFKYKSSIEVQLGSKKKSITLNAIPTNTAEKTFKTHGPTPVINTIPTFASEIKQGHPYGETFEAMAGTPTTRDLYFATGGSEFIIEIHSEYLKDQKVNRTYKSKFSGTPCEFQTGDQAGSYTVPSPSGANSSDTSVNVHGGDLTISATWTGTLPWTGSVSYWDHGTSVSNSWDYSNYEAAKSQAQDWISTINNYEISHTAASNKETRTFNNWNAHITTDSRNDGPSGDADPGQEYIAPTPPSGDPPTGGDDGQDYVAASGHDGGPGNYTITVTGSIPAHILCGPCHTHELPAVEDTWKQELTYDTAKITNVNVWKIHRSMVNGMITLLGTDEVTADIVQGDPNIFYNIAKTESSKDGRIRYSLEPQQHDTVVWDEGTRTNKCNGRGSSPYVSGNGHGSNYAKGILYSNNSYSTQENYHTLNADNIDKQTEEYNKFDSRRNMENKATVISDFVILQTSSGDQSLLYFDKESEIIKSQQQFQKVASTFDEMWLNNPESCAKWLGYEINVGSYNGEFFSPKTKYNGTGDKHKTMTILDDDPAHTIIRPTRPSQPLRIVKTGLDIKDTISNGEYMTGTSSVFYKNILSTGKSSHYKDEYNPDYGESGLTYETKYQDSENFTKINDIVIHNPVSAESAIIYPIDSSMDQRVFDNDNHIGGNLQSDITEYVTKLKEIHPYQNFIYNGNAEETTPNGNIVNWIGEVNNKDGVTFKRIESNDKIAGKGSYYIEVPAKSNRVAKYVTTSLGEPNINYSFTGMMKCHNCFGKFLIEALDSNDNILDIWSSDSYSDVQTKTMNISFRSPTNTAKLKVNIINGNSNNTDNTNEYVIADNLSITKENGDTCEWVPNKYTIYEEREMDNPDYVNPYTIANPEYIPEKIVNNPNYVPPINVPQQNIYSGSYTFRNPATVRVNLYGAGGGYYQHLDHEKYYTNSQYGNGIVYVDTGDILSWNGTNLYKNNSIIASYRYGTISGRSADSCADAERLARNNGGSVSNYALSNFSYSGSSSNYFTVPAYNQPGNGEPEYITIPAVGEPTILINNANYEPAVVTDETRNMTFNATSTGSYGANTNNSINTSNETITMNGGKYLWTVPTTNTYTISAYGAQGGFGAREGGKGAIMTGDFQLTKSQIIEILVGQQGERHGEGAGGGGGTYVVSSIDQTPLVVAGGGGGGAGDNPYDKGKDASCSVAPVTKTHGGSYDYGHSNEEGGGGGGFMGNAHLSYGGNSFSNGGFGYSSHGGFGGGGSGCSDGGGGGGGYYGGNGNDSGGGFGGGSYNTGTNQSNSTGNTGHGKVIISTSSGIRVITPAKGTPYIPDLSPTLTSVVKTEKTLSQPPDDWYETILEVIPANPNVQLPDGNYASSGDMLMLDYPFKIHFPNKGDFYGNGALGLAETSEYRGKGFIDNMDTTEWTSEKIAKFDYNVIYNDVLYPSGSEISLYPIDQEWYNFYLPLANKEAISAGVKFYAVANNGSGIDNTKPTNKKRYNNKNARHSALKQYNIDIVGRIGNLVIEDTGDFRFSNIFKKPVTPTDWYIPNVVPKVQIDQQNDYIGNSVDIRGESASPITNYLNTYGCLDFLQKAPLSFPLSPSINNIEALKRQPLRVGYPIFMDIQTIGNYYSYMQIIPYYYGLNLNTGELTPLDVYMEVDKKYQPINIFGGGQSILDYPITLNWEEESARRNYLKEEQDITEFVRDNTYNVDSQGNEIPIGMPIGKYHTYGNAQFMQLNERNRTFIGTPYTYGMNRNPGNLLSDYAYNQQAQRWHFTFKLPSSAIFVPHGSKITNSNLKQMMNDSTVVIAAANIKAIGDTYCLQYKHHGGNGSITLAGKTHSLDSIPYSVYAVYSSEKSSSDDLSTSGTH from the coding sequence ATGAAACATAAAATATTAACATTTTTTATTATATTAACTTTAGTAACAACAGTTATTCCCTCTAGAGTATATGCAACTCATAATGGTGGAACAATTGGCGATAATGGTTCTATTCCAGCAGGTGGATCACCTGGTAAAGGTGGCGGCATATGTGGGACACCATGCTTTAGAATAGGTATAATATCTGAAGAATTGAGAAAACCATTAAATTATGATGATAATTATCCTACGCCTATAAACGAACAGATAGAACACCATTACATTAATCATTTTCCTAGAATGTCCAATTCTATTGTATTTTGTCCTTCTAATGTTTACAAAGATAAGAATAATGCGTTACTTAAATGGTATAATTCCAGCACTGGAGCACTTGATCCTGTAGATAGTAAACTAATTGAATATAAGCTAAGAAAGATAGATAAAAATTACATTATTGAAGGTGATATATTTTATAATCAATTAAAAACTATAGTTATTGATAATAAAATTGAAAGTCTAGTAGGTGGTAAATGGTTAGATGTATTAGATGAAACTTCTGAGTTAAATTGTATCAAAATATGGAATTATCTACTAAAAGACTGGAATGTCGAAGATGATTCTCCATTATCTATAGATAATAAGCTGAATACATTTATTCACTTCCAAGAAGGAGCTCTTGATAATAATAATAAATTAAAAAATGAACTAGGATACCTTCAATTACTTATGTCAATTTATGTATTATCCCCACCTGATAGAAAAAGGATTTTATATGACGAAATAGAAAGATATATTAGAAAGGATGATGTTCTTTCAAATCCCCCACTTGTAGCAATAGACACTGTCGTAAGAGTATCGGTACCTGCTTACTCATCAAAATATGTATTTGTTCCATCTGTAGATTATATGATGTATGTATCAGGTGTAACAGCTACCAATCATCTCACATCCCCTACTGCTCCAGCTTTTGATACTCCTGAATCTGAATGGGAATATGGAAGTGATCATACAAGAACGATAATTAAAAATTTAGTCAATAAATCAATCATTAATGCCCCTAACTGGAAAAGAATAACTAATATCCATGGTACTGCTTTTGAAAAAAATGGTTTTGCTTGGGGTCAGGCTGGTGTCATTGGTAAATCAAGTAGAATATATACCGGTTCAGGTTCAGCTAAATGGAAAACAACTCAGGATGAAATAACAGGAATTATGGAAGCTCTAAAATTCAAAGATTCCCATTATGGCTTTGTATTAGTATCTGCATATCAAACTTTTGCACCTGATGAAAATCCAACAGGAGGTTATTCCATCACAACAGATACACCTTCACCTGAAATCATAGAGGAAGAAAATGCCACTGTAATTGGTGATGTCATCAAAATAACCTTAAAAGGTAACCTAAATAATCTAGAACAGGTTGCATGGAGCAAACAGTTGAGTTATGATAAATTTGAAGCTGGATACCCGAAAATCAAACTAGGTCTTGAGGTTATGCACCCATCAGATAGTTCTTACTCTGATATATTAAATTCTAAGTACCCATTGACTACGACAAGTAACTGTTCCTACTCTAATAATTGGCAGTATATAGATAAAGATGTTTTAATGGATTTTATTACAGGCAAAGTTCCTTTGGAATATATTCACGAAGTTATGGATTTTCCAGTTCAACCTTTCTCTTTATATCCTTTTAAATACAAATCGTCCATTGAAGTACAATTAGGTTCCAAGAAAAAATCAATTACTTTAAATGCAATACCCACTAATACTGCAGAGAAAACATTTAAAACCCATGGTCCAACACCAGTAATTAACACAATACCTACATTTGCTTCTGAAATAAAACAAGGTCATCCTTATGGAGAAACTTTTGAAGCTATGGCTGGTACTCCAACCACAAGAGACCTGTATTTTGCAACAGGAGGCAGTGAATTTATTATTGAGATACATTCTGAATATTTGAAAGACCAGAAAGTTAATAGAACCTATAAATCAAAGTTTTCTGGAACTCCTTGCGAATTTCAGACTGGAGACCAAGCAGGTAGCTATACTGTACCTTCACCATCAGGTGCAAACAGTTCTGATACTAGCGTTAATGTGCATGGTGGAGATCTAACTATTTCAGCAACATGGACAGGTACACTACCTTGGACAGGTTCGGTCTCCTACTGGGATCATGGCACAAGTGTTAGTAACTCATGGGATTACTCTAATTACGAAGCCGCCAAATCTCAAGCTCAAGATTGGATATCTACTATAAATAATTATGAAATATCTCATACAGCTGCCAGTAATAAAGAAACAAGAACCTTCAATAACTGGAATGCACATATAACAACAGATAGTAGAAATGATGGTCCATCTGGTGATGCGGACCCTGGACAAGAATATATAGCCCCTACTCCACCTTCTGGAGACCCACCAACAGGTGGTGATGATGGTCAAGATTATGTTGCAGCAAGTGGTCATGATGGAGGTCCCGGTAATTATACAATAACAGTAACTGGTTCTATCCCTGCTCATATCCTATGTGGTCCTTGCCATACTCACGAATTACCTGCTGTAGAAGATACATGGAAACAAGAATTAACTTATGATACAGCAAAAATTACTAATGTTAATGTATGGAAGATACATCGTAGTATGGTTAATGGTATGATCACTCTCCTAGGCACGGATGAAGTAACTGCTGACATCGTTCAGGGAGATCCCAATATATTTTATAACATAGCAAAAACAGAATCCTCCAAAGACGGAAGAATAAGATACAGTCTCGAACCACAGCAGCATGATACAGTCGTATGGGATGAAGGTACAAGAACCAATAAATGTAACGGAAGAGGTTCTAGCCCATATGTATCTGGTAATGGTCATGGTTCAAATTATGCAAAAGGTATTCTTTATAGCAATAATAGTTATTCAACTCAGGAAAATTATCACACGTTAAATGCAGATAATATAGACAAACAAACAGAAGAATATAATAAATTTGATTCCAGAAGAAATATGGAAAACAAAGCTACCGTAATATCTGATTTTGTTATATTGCAAACATCTTCAGGAGACCAATCCTTATTATATTTTGATAAAGAATCTGAGATAATAAAATCACAACAACAGTTTCAAAAAGTAGCCAGCACCTTTGATGAAATGTGGCTTAATAATCCTGAATCATGTGCTAAATGGTTAGGTTATGAAATTAACGTAGGATCTTATAATGGAGAATTCTTTTCACCAAAGACCAAATATAATGGTACAGGAGATAAACACAAAACAATGACCATATTAGATGATGATCCTGCTCATACGATAATACGACCTACCCGCCCTTCTCAACCTCTACGTATTGTAAAAACAGGTTTAGACATTAAGGATACTATAAGTAATGGTGAATACATGACAGGTACATCCTCAGTATTCTACAAAAACATATTAAGCACTGGAAAAAGCTCACATTATAAAGATGAATATAACCCTGATTATGGAGAATCAGGTCTTACTTACGAAACTAAATATCAAGACTCAGAAAATTTCACTAAGATAAATGATATAGTTATACATAATCCTGTATCCGCTGAATCAGCCATAATATATCCTATAGATTCATCAATGGATCAACGTGTTTTTGACAATGATAATCACATTGGCGGAAATCTACAATCAGATATAACTGAATATGTTACGAAACTGAAAGAAATACATCCTTATCAAAATTTTATTTATAATGGTAATGCAGAAGAAACTACTCCTAATGGAAATATTGTTAATTGGATAGGTGAAGTTAATAATAAAGATGGTGTAACATTCAAAAGGATAGAAAGCAATGATAAAATAGCTGGAAAAGGTTCTTATTATATTGAAGTACCGGCTAAATCTAATAGAGTAGCAAAATATGTTACAACATCTCTAGGTGAACCTAACATTAATTACAGTTTTACAGGTATGATGAAATGTCATAATTGCTTTGGTAAATTTTTAATAGAAGCACTTGATTCAAATGATAATATTTTGGATATATGGTCCTCAGACTCTTATTCAGATGTACAGACTAAAACTATGAATATCTCCTTCCGGTCACCAACTAATACTGCAAAATTAAAAGTCAATATAATAAATGGTAACTCTAATAACACTGATAATACCAACGAATATGTAATAGCTGATAATCTTTCCATTACGAAAGAAAATGGTGATACATGTGAATGGGTACCAAATAAATATACAATCTATGAAGAAAGAGAAATGGACAATCCTGATTATGTAAACCCATATACTATTGCAAACCCTGAATATATTCCTGAGAAGATAGTAAATAATCCAAATTATGTACCACCTATCAACGTACCTCAACAAAATATTTATTCAGGTTCTTATACTTTTAGAAATCCAGCAACAGTTAGAGTTAATTTATATGGTGCTGGTGGTGGTTACTATCAACATTTAGACCATGAAAAATATTACACTAACAGTCAATATGGAAATGGTATCGTATACGTAGATACAGGTGATATTTTATCATGGAATGGGACTAATCTATATAAAAACAACAGTATAATAGCAAGCTATAGATATGGTACTATCTCAGGACGTAGTGCTGATTCTTGTGCTGATGCAGAAAGATTAGCAAGAAATAATGGGGGTAGTGTTTCTAACTATGCTCTATCAAATTTCTCTTACTCAGGTTCTAGCAGTAATTATTTTACAGTTCCTGCTTATAATCAGCCTGGAAACGGAGAACCAGAATATATTACCATCCCTGCAGTTGGAGAACCTACTATCCTAATAAATAATGCTAACTATGAACCCGCAGTTGTAACTGATGAAACTCGTAACATGACTTTTAACGCGACTTCTACTGGTTCTTATGGGGCAAATACAAATAATTCTATAAATACATCAAATGAAACTATTACTATGAACGGTGGTAAATATTTGTGGACAGTACCTACTACAAATACATACACTATATCAGCTTATGGAGCACAAGGTGGTTTTGGTGCCCGTGAAGGCGGTAAAGGTGCAATAATGACAGGCGATTTTCAACTTACCAAAAGTCAAATAATCGAAATCTTAGTAGGGCAACAAGGTGAGCGTCATGGCGAAGGTGCTGGTGGTGGTGGTGGAACTTATGTAGTTTCCAGTATAGACCAAACACCTCTAGTAGTTGCCGGTGGCGGGGGTGGCGGAGCTGGAGATAATCCTTATGATAAAGGAAAAGATGCCTCCTGCTCAGTTGCACCAGTAACCAAGACTCATGGTGGTTCATATGATTACGGTCACTCTAATGAAGAAGGTGGTGGTGGCGGTGGTTTTATGGGTAATGCTCATTTATCCTATGGTGGTAACAGCTTCTCTAACGGCGGTTTCGGTTATTCTAGTCACGGTGGTTTCGGTGGTGGTGGAAGTGGTTGCTCTGACGGTGGTGGTGGCGGTGGCGGTTACTATGGTGGCAACGGTAACGATAGTGGCGGCGGCTTTGGCGGTGGTTCATATAATACTGGAACTAATCAATCTAATTCAACAGGAAATACTGGACACGGTAAAGTTATAATATCCACTTCATCAGGAATTAGAGTCATCACGCCTGCAAAAGGAACGCCATATATACCTGACCTGTCCCCTACACTAACATCCGTTGTTAAAACTGAAAAGACTTTATCCCAACCTCCAGATGACTGGTATGAAACCATACTTGAAGTGATACCGGCTAATCCAAATGTTCAACTTCCAGATGGTAATTATGCTTCTTCAGGAGATATGTTAATGCTGGATTATCCTTTTAAAATACATTTTCCTAATAAAGGCGATTTTTATGGAAATGGAGCTTTAGGTCTTGCAGAAACCAGTGAATATAGAGGAAAAGGTTTTATAGACAATATGGATACAACTGAATGGACTTCTGAAAAAATAGCTAAGTTTGATTACAATGTAATATATAATGATGTCCTCTACCCTTCTGGTTCTGAGATTTCATTATACCCTATTGATCAAGAATGGTATAACTTTTATTTACCATTAGCTAATAAAGAAGCCATAAGTGCTGGTGTAAAATTCTACGCCGTTGCCAATAACGGTTCTGGTATAGATAATACTAAACCAACTAATAAAAAAAGGTATAATAATAAAAATGCCAGACATTCCGCACTTAAGCAATATAACATAGATATTGTTGGTCGTATAGGTAATCTTGTTATTGAAGACACAGGTGATTTTAGATTCTCGAATATATTCAAGAAACCTGTAACTCCTACTGATTGGTATATACCTAATGTAGTACCAAAAGTACAAATAGACCAACAAAACGATTATATAGGTAACTCAGTAGATATAAGAGGCGAATCTGCTTCACCAATTACCAATTATCTTAATACTTACGGGTGCCTTGATTTTCTTCAAAAAGCACCTTTAAGTTTTCCTCTATCACCTTCAATAAATAATATAGAGGCTTTAAAAAGGCAACCGTTAAGAGTAGGTTATCCAATATTTATGGATATACAAACTATCGGTAATTATTATTCCTATATGCAGATCATTCCTTATTATTATGGACTCAATCTAAATACAGGAGAATTAACTCCTTTGGATGTATATATGGAAGTTGATAAAAAATATCAGCCTATTAATATATTTGGTGGCGGGCAATCCATATTAGACTACCCAATTACTCTTAACTGGGAAGAAGAATCTGCTAGACGTAATTATCTTAAAGAAGAGCAAGATATTACCGAATTTGTTAGAGACAATACATATAATGTTGACTCACAAGGTAATGAAATACCTATAGGTATGCCTATAGGAAAATACCACACATACGGAAATGCACAATTCATGCAGCTTAATGAACGAAATAGAACGTTCATAGGTACTCCATACACTTATGGTATGAATAGGAATCCAGGTAATCTACTCTCCGATTATGCCTACAATCAACAGGCTCAGAGGTGGCATTTTACCTTTAAGCTTCCATCATCAGCTATATTCGTACCTCACGGCTCTAAAATAACCAACAGCAATTTAAAACAGATGATGAATGATTCAACAGTTGTTATAGCTGCTGCTAATATAAAAGCTATTGGAGATACTTACTGCTTACAATACAAACATCATGGAGGCAATGGAAGCATAACATTAGCTGGTAAAACACATTCTTTAGATTCTATTCCTTATAGTGTATATGCTGTTTATTCATCAGAAAAATCTTCATCAGACGATTTAAGTACTTCTGGAACCCATTAA
- a CDS encoding M23 family metallopeptidase, giving the protein MKKIIITVIIFIICCPISIYAENASALLDLYGIEKLVSVETEEKLLQDITKEYYSVQTEINKDEMVEKAIDIYSTNYENILSEYDSEINTLKQQLIELKTTIYENRNNTVEYLLELDSEYKSIQLHIQDLLKERKIQVQQLELLSFDNKNAQEMEKKSKQLKSKLNSQKKAYEKAITYPELGDVNNLNYPLNKSSHVTSGFGTRTDPIEKDKIQFHNGIDLSAALKTEVTALFNGTVEKAGHSDALGYYIILNHGKGIRTIYGHLNHYIVSQGQQVNQYEVIASSGNSGSRSTGPHLHLGLYINGEAVDPSKVFK; this is encoded by the coding sequence ATGAAAAAAATAATTATTACAGTTATTATATTTATAATCTGCTGCCCTATATCAATCTATGCAGAAAATGCTTCTGCCCTGTTGGATCTATATGGAATTGAAAAACTAGTTTCTGTAGAAACGGAAGAAAAATTGTTACAAGACATAACTAAAGAGTATTATAGTGTGCAGACAGAAATCAATAAAGATGAAATGGTAGAAAAGGCTATAGATATTTATTCAACCAATTATGAAAACATCCTTAGTGAATATGATTCTGAGATTAATACCCTTAAACAACAATTAATAGAATTGAAAACTACTATTTATGAAAACAGAAATAACACTGTGGAGTATCTTTTAGAGTTAGATTCAGAATACAAATCAATTCAACTTCATATACAAGATCTATTAAAGGAGAGAAAAATACAAGTACAACAACTGGAATTATTATCTTTTGATAATAAAAATGCACAGGAAATGGAAAAAAAATCTAAACAACTCAAGAGTAAATTAAACTCTCAAAAAAAGGCATATGAAAAAGCTATAACATATCCCGAATTAGGAGATGTAAATAACCTTAATTATCCTTTGAATAAATCCAGCCATGTTACATCTGGATTTGGTACAAGAACCGATCCTATAGAAAAAGATAAAATACAGTTTCATAATGGAATAGATTTATCAGCTGCTTTAAAAACAGAAGTAACTGCTCTATTTAATGGTACTGTTGAAAAAGCAGGACATAGTGATGCTCTAGGCTATTATATTATCCTCAATCATGGTAAGGGAATTAGAACTATATACGGACATCTAAATCATTATATCGTAAGCCAAGGACAACAAGTAAACCAATATGAAGTCATAGCAAGTTCCGGTAATTCTGGCAGTAGAAGTACTGGTCCTCATCTACACTTAGGGCTTTATATTAACGGTGAAGCTGTTGACCCTAGTAAAGTATTCAAATAA